The Myxococcota bacterium genome has a segment encoding these proteins:
- a CDS encoding class I adenylate-forming enzyme family protein, with the protein MDAGLALQPDARRLTLPRFVEDVAARHGARPALRDDTGAALRFDELLAGARAVARGLVAAGVAKGERIGVLLPSSCAWATVAFGAATAGGVVVPLSTFATADELDFVLAHGDVATLVLAPEFLSHRFLDDLLARHPAIAEGAPGAVACAALPALRRVIATDLDARRGAVVPLGDVVRAGARVDDALLDALVASVDPGDDGMLIYTSGTSARPKGVLHRQRAPVIQSFRFAEYMALAPSDRVLSVQPFFWTAGIAMSLGASLASGAELLVHARFRAEEMLEAVERERPTALHAWPHQEKEMAEHPTARARDLTSLRKVEFANALAPLAGLERDEWGTYGSYGLSETFTICTALPAWAPAADRAATSGEPLPGMEVRIVDPESGAPLPRGAKGEIAVRGLTLMRGYARVAPELVFDADGFFRTQDGGFLDEAGRLHWTGRLSSLVKTGGANVSPLEVEAAVDRFPGLVATVAVGVPHPTLGEALVLCAVVAPGAAAPDEGAVVAALRARVAVYKVPRRVLFFGEAEAPRTGTQKLRADAFRELARARLEAERAEIAGHVYGA; encoded by the coding sequence GTGGACGCCGGCCTCGCGCTCCAGCCCGACGCGCGCCGTCTCACGCTGCCGCGCTTCGTCGAGGACGTCGCGGCGCGCCACGGCGCGCGCCCCGCGCTGCGCGACGACACGGGCGCGGCGCTGCGCTTCGACGAGCTGCTCGCGGGCGCGCGCGCGGTGGCGCGCGGGCTCGTCGCCGCCGGCGTCGCGAAGGGCGAGCGCATCGGCGTGCTGCTGCCGAGCTCGTGCGCGTGGGCGACGGTGGCGTTCGGCGCCGCCACGGCGGGCGGCGTCGTCGTTCCGCTCAGCACGTTCGCGACCGCCGACGAGCTCGACTTCGTGCTCGCGCACGGCGACGTCGCGACGCTCGTCCTCGCCCCGGAGTTCCTCTCGCACCGCTTCCTCGACGACCTGCTCGCGCGCCATCCCGCGATCGCGGAGGGCGCGCCGGGGGCCGTCGCGTGCGCGGCGCTCCCCGCGCTGCGCCGCGTGATCGCGACGGACCTCGACGCGCGGCGCGGCGCGGTCGTCCCGCTCGGCGACGTCGTGCGCGCGGGCGCGCGCGTCGACGACGCGCTGCTCGACGCGCTCGTCGCGTCGGTCGACCCCGGCGACGACGGGATGCTCATCTACACGTCGGGAACGAGCGCGCGCCCGAAGGGCGTGCTGCACCGCCAGCGCGCGCCCGTGATCCAGAGCTTCCGCTTCGCGGAATACATGGCGCTCGCGCCGAGCGACCGCGTGCTGAGCGTGCAGCCGTTCTTCTGGACCGCGGGCATCGCGATGTCGCTCGGGGCGTCGCTCGCTTCGGGGGCGGAGCTTCTCGTGCACGCGCGCTTCCGTGCCGAGGAGATGCTCGAGGCGGTCGAGCGCGAGCGGCCGACCGCGCTTCACGCGTGGCCGCACCAGGAGAAGGAGATGGCCGAGCACCCGACGGCGCGCGCACGCGACCTCACGAGCCTGCGCAAGGTCGAGTTCGCGAACGCCCTCGCGCCGCTCGCCGGGCTCGAGCGCGACGAGTGGGGCACGTACGGCTCCTACGGGCTCTCCGAGACCTTCACGATCTGCACGGCGCTCCCCGCCTGGGCGCCCGCCGCCGACCGCGCGGCGACGAGCGGCGAGCCGCTGCCCGGAATGGAGGTGCGCATCGTCGACCCGGAGAGCGGTGCGCCGCTCCCGCGCGGGGCGAAGGGCGAGATCGCCGTGCGCGGCCTCACGCTGATGCGAGGCTATGCGAGGGTGGCGCCCGAGCTCGTGTTCGACGCCGACGGCTTCTTCCGCACGCAGGACGGCGGGTTCCTCGACGAGGCGGGACGCCTGCACTGGACGGGCCGGCTCTCGTCGCTCGTGAAGACGGGCGGCGCGAACGTCTCGCCGCTCGAGGTCGAGGCGGCGGTCGATCGCTTCCCGGGGCTCGTCGCGACCGTCGCGGTCGGCGTTCCCCACCCGACGCTCGGCGAGGCGCTCGTGCTGTGCGCGGTGGTCGCGCCGGGCGCGGCGGCGCCCGACGAGGGCGCGGTCGTCGCCGCGCTCCGCGCGCGCGTCGCCGTCTACAAGGTCCCCCGGCGCGTGCTGTTCTTCGGAGAGGCCGAGGCGCCGCGCACCGGCACGCAGAAGCTGCGCGCCGACGCGTTCCGCGAGCTCGCGCGCGCGCGGCTCGAGGCCGAGCGCGCGGAGATCGCCGGGCACGTCTACGGAGCGTGA
- a CDS encoding CHASE2 domain-containing protein, translating into MTGERGEGALAGDGRARLAIAAAALALAASTSLSGVLEPFELVASDAVLRAASRRVEVEAFPAEVPDAAVVGIDPRSIHLWAWPWSRALHARLVDALEDAGARAVVFDIDFAPARDAEGDALFARAIERSGRVVLASIDQVGESADAPDGEAAGGATRLPLASLARPAAAIGSAMLPIDADGVIRRVPLPSVPSAPSSAREPADSRDAGADALPPLALAALWAVRPDARPALDTALRIDHRGRWTPMPVVSAVDVLEGRFDARELRDRVVFVGATAPLLQDMWTTPLDALEPGVVVQARIYRSLAASAAGVDVLRVASVGVRLGVLAAIALVASLATSFAGGARRAALVALGAAGCAGAVAAAVALGLLVDVVAPLLLVGVLYVLDLEQVRRVFGERVEAQDQSLGALVHVGEVAAGSGGEPSLEVALGLLADVVDASGVALLRASRAGGLDGRRIEWRRRTNEGIGSDAEAARALAAGATRTCVDASRGRAVYVPLRARERVLGVLVVEREQQSPLDALAMRTIGSVASQLSLTAENLNLIDDLRRMAEATIVSLATAIESRDGYTEMHCRRLSVLSGVVAERLGLGAKETRDVRLGAMLHDVGKIGIPDALLLKRGRFTPEEREQMQSHAEVGHRIVAPIHGLEPETLACVRHHHERWDGGGYPLGLECEAIPLGARIVTVVDVWDALSSERPYKPAYPADKVRAILEKGRGTEFDPAVLDVFLRVLDDEGEELLAMLEGPIAITDFV; encoded by the coding sequence GTGACGGGCGAGCGCGGGGAGGGCGCGCTCGCGGGGGACGGACGCGCCCGGCTCGCGATCGCCGCGGCCGCGCTCGCGCTCGCCGCCTCGACGTCGCTGTCGGGCGTGCTCGAGCCGTTCGAGCTCGTGGCCAGCGATGCCGTCCTGCGCGCCGCCTCGCGGCGCGTCGAGGTCGAGGCGTTCCCGGCCGAGGTGCCCGACGCCGCCGTCGTCGGCATCGATCCGCGCAGCATCCACCTGTGGGCGTGGCCGTGGTCGCGCGCCCTGCACGCGCGGCTCGTCGACGCCCTCGAGGACGCGGGCGCGCGCGCGGTCGTGTTCGACATCGACTTCGCGCCCGCGCGCGATGCCGAGGGCGATGCGCTCTTCGCGCGCGCGATCGAGCGCTCCGGGCGCGTCGTGCTCGCGAGCATCGACCAGGTGGGCGAGAGCGCCGACGCGCCGGACGGCGAAGCCGCCGGCGGTGCGACGCGCCTCCCGCTCGCGTCGCTCGCGCGCCCGGCCGCGGCGATCGGCAGCGCGATGCTGCCGATCGACGCCGACGGCGTGATCCGCCGCGTTCCCCTTCCGTCCGTGCCCTCGGCGCCTTCCTCCGCGCGCGAGCCGGCGGACTCCCGCGACGCGGGCGCGGACGCGCTCCCGCCGCTCGCGCTCGCGGCGCTGTGGGCGGTGCGGCCCGATGCGCGCCCCGCGCTCGACACCGCGCTGCGCATCGATCACCGCGGGCGCTGGACGCCCATGCCCGTCGTGTCGGCGGTCGACGTGCTCGAGGGGCGCTTCGACGCCCGCGAGCTCCGCGATCGCGTCGTGTTCGTGGGCGCCACCGCGCCGCTGCTGCAGGACATGTGGACGACTCCGCTCGACGCGCTCGAGCCGGGCGTCGTCGTGCAGGCGCGCATCTACCGCTCGCTCGCCGCGTCCGCGGCCGGCGTCGACGTGCTGCGCGTGGCCTCGGTGGGCGTGCGGCTCGGCGTCCTCGCGGCGATCGCGCTGGTCGCGTCGCTCGCGACGTCCTTTGCGGGCGGCGCGCGGCGCGCGGCGCTCGTGGCCCTCGGCGCCGCGGGGTGCGCGGGGGCGGTCGCGGCCGCCGTGGCGCTCGGCCTCCTCGTCGACGTCGTGGCGCCGCTCCTCCTCGTCGGCGTGCTGTACGTGCTCGATCTCGAGCAGGTGCGGCGCGTGTTCGGGGAGCGCGTCGAGGCGCAGGACCAGTCGCTCGGCGCGCTCGTGCACGTGGGTGAGGTCGCGGCGGGCTCGGGCGGCGAGCCGAGCCTCGAGGTCGCGCTCGGCCTGCTCGCCGACGTCGTCGACGCGAGCGGAGTGGCGCTGCTGCGCGCGTCGCGCGCGGGCGGCCTCGACGGGCGTCGCATCGAGTGGCGGCGCCGCACGAACGAGGGCATCGGCAGCGACGCCGAAGCCGCGCGCGCGCTCGCCGCGGGCGCGACGCGCACGTGCGTCGACGCCTCGCGCGGCCGCGCCGTCTACGTGCCGCTGCGCGCGCGCGAGCGCGTGCTCGGCGTCCTCGTGGTCGAGCGCGAGCAGCAGTCTCCGCTCGACGCGCTCGCGATGCGCACGATCGGCTCGGTCGCGTCGCAGCTCTCGCTCACCGCCGAGAACCTGAACCTGATCGACGACCTGCGTCGCATGGCCGAGGCGACGATCGTCTCGCTCGCGACGGCGATCGAGTCGCGCGACGGCTACACCGAGATGCACTGCCGACGGCTCTCCGTGTTGTCGGGCGTCGTCGCCGAGCGGCTCGGACTCGGCGCGAAGGAGACGCGCGACGTGCGGCTCGGCGCGATGCTGCACGACGTCGGCAAGATCGGCATTCCCGACGCGCTGCTCCTCAAGCGCGGGCGCTTCACGCCGGAGGAGCGCGAGCAGATGCAGTCGCACGCCGAGGTCGGCCACCGCATCGTGGCGCCGATCCACGGCCTCGAGCCCGAGACGCTCGCCTGCGTGCGCCACCACCACGAGCGCTGGGACGGCGGCGGCTATCCGCTCGGCCTCGAGTGCGAGGCCATCCCGCTCGGCGCGCGCATCGTCACCGTCGTCGACGTCTGGGACGCGCTCTCGAGCGAGCGCCCCTACAAGCCCGCCTATCCCGCCGACAAGGTGCGGGCGATCCTCGAGAAGGGTCGCGGCACGGAGTTCGACCCCGCCGTCCTCGACGTCTTCCTCCGGGTGCTCGACGACGAGGGCGAGGAGCTGCTCGCGATGCTCGAGGGGCCGATCGCGATCACCGACTTCGTGTGA
- a CDS encoding TolC family protein translates to MKVRLRGSYASAIGVALALAASTSAPLARAGAPPERDVRAVAADALDAASGSGGVDTARVEPLALDEVLRSTDAHFPLLAAARAERRARAARLEGAHGAFDLSLSASGDVRADGYYDGYAGEVALDQPTRVLGARLFAGYRYGGGAFPSYEGGRLTNDAGEARAGVRIPVLRDRAIDAARGAVARAEAELARATPEVELEVLAARADAAVAYWDWVAAGHRLRIAQRLLDVAERRQVQIARRVEAGAEPRIHVTDNRRLIVERSGAVRAAERDVARAALALSLFLRDESGRPLRPSAARLPDAFPATAPLTVERARTEVERAAALHPSIRRLEHERAALQVDRDLARNALLPALDVRLDASRDFGGARPGIDAAGRFAADPRGENEVKASVELRLPFQRRDARGRLGAAEAALERLERRLQLERERLVASALAALETLEASHERAVLARENVELAESLWEAERRRLALGASDLIDLTLREAMLASAELELVDAHHAYFRARAEWVARVARPS, encoded by the coding sequence GTGAAGGTGCGGCTGCGAGGCTCGTACGCGAGCGCGATCGGCGTCGCCCTCGCTCTCGCCGCGTCGACGAGCGCGCCGCTCGCGCGGGCGGGCGCGCCCCCGGAGCGCGACGTGCGCGCCGTGGCCGCCGACGCGCTCGACGCGGCGAGCGGCTCCGGCGGAGTCGATACCGCGCGCGTCGAGCCGCTCGCGCTCGACGAGGTGCTTCGCTCGACCGACGCGCACTTCCCGCTGCTCGCCGCCGCCCGCGCGGAACGGCGCGCGCGCGCCGCGCGACTCGAAGGAGCGCACGGCGCGTTCGACCTGTCCCTGTCGGCGAGCGGCGACGTCCGCGCCGACGGCTACTACGACGGCTACGCGGGCGAGGTCGCCCTCGACCAGCCCACGCGCGTGCTCGGCGCGCGGCTGTTCGCCGGCTACCGGTACGGCGGCGGCGCCTTCCCGTCCTACGAAGGCGGGCGACTGACGAACGACGCGGGCGAGGCGCGTGCCGGCGTGCGCATCCCCGTGCTCCGCGATCGCGCCATCGACGCCGCGCGCGGCGCCGTCGCCCGCGCAGAGGCGGAGCTCGCGCGCGCGACGCCGGAGGTCGAGCTCGAGGTGCTCGCCGCACGCGCGGACGCCGCCGTCGCCTACTGGGACTGGGTCGCCGCCGGCCACCGCCTGCGCATCGCGCAGCGCCTGCTCGACGTGGCCGAGCGGCGCCAGGTGCAGATCGCGCGGCGCGTCGAGGCCGGCGCCGAGCCGCGCATCCACGTCACCGACAACCGGCGCCTGATCGTCGAGCGCAGCGGCGCGGTGCGCGCGGCCGAGCGCGACGTCGCTCGCGCGGCGCTCGCGCTGTCGCTGTTCCTGCGCGACGAGTCGGGTCGACCGCTCCGGCCGTCGGCAGCGCGCCTTCCGGACGCGTTCCCCGCGACCGCGCCGCTCACCGTCGAGCGGGCCCGCACGGAGGTCGAGCGCGCCGCGGCGCTCCACCCGTCGATCCGACGCCTCGAACACGAGCGTGCGGCGCTGCAGGTCGACCGCGATCTCGCGCGCAACGCGCTGCTCCCGGCGCTCGACGTCCGCCTCGACGCGTCGCGCGACTTCGGTGGCGCGCGGCCGGGCATCGACGCGGCCGGCCGCTTCGCGGCCGACCCGCGCGGAGAGAACGAGGTGAAGGCCTCCGTCGAGCTCCGTCTCCCCTTCCAGCGGCGCGACGCGCGCGGTCGGCTCGGCGCGGCGGAAGCGGCCCTCGAGCGCCTCGAGCGCCGCCTCCAGCTCGAGCGCGAGCGGCTCGTCGCGTCGGCACTGGCGGCGCTCGAGACGCTCGAGGCCTCGCACGAGCGCGCGGTGCTCGCGCGCGAGAACGTCGAGCTGGCCGAGTCGTTGTGGGAGGCCGAGCGGCGGCGGCTCGCGCTCGGGGCGAGCGACCTGATCGACCTCACGCTGCGCGAGGCCATGCTCGCGAGCGCCGAGCTCGAGCTCGTCGACGCGCACCACGCCTACTTCCGCGCGCGCGCCGAGTGGGTCGCGCGCGTCGCGCGCCCCTCGTGA
- the nhaR gene encoding transcriptional activator NhaR has protein sequence MEWLNYHHLLYFYTVAREGSVTRAAETLRLAQPTLSGQIRKLEESLDEALFVREGRRLVLTEAGRIVYRYADEIFSTGRELLDALRGRPSNRPARLLVGVADVVPKLVAYRLLQVALELEEPVQLVVHEGKADELIAGLGLQRYDMVLTDVPLGPQVRVKAFNHPLGSCGVGFFATPDVAERHRRRFPASLDGAPLLVPTPNTALRHSLDRWFEGLGIRPEFVAEVEDSALLKVFGQHGAGIFPAPIVVAEDIRRSHGVRLVGRTEEVQEHFYAITVERRIMHPAVAAIAEAARSGVLG, from the coding sequence GTGGAGTGGCTCAACTACCACCATCTCCTCTACTTCTACACGGTCGCGCGCGAGGGCAGCGTCACGCGCGCGGCGGAGACGCTGCGCCTCGCGCAGCCGACGTTGAGCGGGCAGATCCGCAAGCTCGAGGAGTCGCTCGACGAGGCCCTCTTCGTGCGCGAAGGGCGACGCCTGGTGCTCACCGAGGCGGGTCGCATCGTCTATCGCTATGCGGACGAGATCTTCTCGACAGGGCGCGAGCTGCTCGACGCGTTGCGCGGCCGCCCTTCGAACCGTCCGGCCCGGCTCCTCGTGGGCGTCGCCGACGTGGTTCCGAAGCTCGTCGCCTACCGGCTCCTGCAGGTCGCGCTCGAGCTCGAGGAGCCCGTCCAGCTCGTGGTGCACGAGGGCAAGGCGGACGAGCTGATCGCGGGGCTCGGGCTGCAGCGGTACGACATGGTGCTCACCGACGTCCCGCTCGGCCCGCAGGTGCGCGTGAAGGCGTTCAACCATCCGCTCGGGAGCTGCGGCGTCGGCTTCTTCGCGACGCCCGACGTCGCCGAGCGCCACCGGCGCCGCTTTCCGGCCTCGCTCGACGGCGCGCCGCTGCTCGTGCCGACGCCCAACACCGCGCTCCGCCACTCGCTCGATCGCTGGTTCGAGGGGTTGGGCATCCGTCCGGAGTTCGTGGCCGAGGTGGAGGACAGCGCCCTGCTGAAGGTCTTCGGGCAGCACGGGGCCGGGATCTTTCCCGCACCGATCGTCGTGGCCGAGGACATCCGGCGCTCGCACGGCGTGCGACTCGTGGGTCGCACGGAGGAAGTGCAGGAGCACTTCTACGCGATCACCGTCGAGCGCCGGATCATGCACCCGGCGGTCGCGGCGATCGCCGAGGCGGCGCGGAGCGGCGTGCTCGGCTGA
- a CDS encoding HlyD family efflux transporter periplasmic adaptor subunit — MTLPPHTPRGPRPAVSSLQLVPSPRGLRALARALGLALGVAAAALVVVPWQQNVPASGRVAAFAPFDRVQTIAAPVAGRVRQAWVAEGSRVEAGDPLLEIVDNDPSILERLDAQRAALESQLAAAEERVSVFASQVDALERARSLAVEAATSQLDVATTSIRSARHAIAAARAAAAQAELDFARKRELVEGGLVSGLEFELAERAHREASARVEQARESLAAAENDARARRADLGRIDTEAAAGVASARASREAALADAAGLRQRIADLATRIARQETQLVTAPRAGTVVRLLAAPGAELVEAGAPLVSLVPDAERVAVELWVDGNDVPLVHEGRRVRLQFEGFPAVQFAGWPSVAIGTFGGRVALVDSVDDGRGRFRLLVVPDEDEPAWPDARFLRQGMRANGFVLLDRVRLGYELWRRANAFPPVLAMEPSAEARGS, encoded by the coding sequence ATGACGCTCCCTCCGCACACGCCGCGCGGTCCGCGCCCGGCCGTGTCGTCGCTCCAGCTCGTGCCGAGCCCGCGCGGGCTGCGCGCGCTCGCGCGCGCACTCGGCCTCGCGCTCGGCGTCGCCGCCGCCGCGCTCGTCGTCGTTCCCTGGCAGCAGAACGTGCCGGCGAGCGGCCGGGTCGCGGCGTTCGCACCGTTCGATCGCGTGCAGACGATCGCAGCGCCGGTGGCGGGTCGCGTGCGACAGGCGTGGGTCGCCGAAGGCTCGCGCGTCGAGGCGGGCGACCCGCTGCTCGAGATCGTCGACAACGACCCGTCGATCCTCGAGCGGCTCGACGCGCAGCGCGCGGCGCTCGAGAGCCAGCTCGCCGCGGCGGAGGAGCGCGTGTCGGTCTTCGCATCGCAGGTCGACGCGCTCGAGCGGGCGCGGTCGCTCGCCGTCGAGGCCGCGACGAGCCAGCTCGACGTCGCGACGACGTCGATCCGCTCGGCGCGCCACGCGATCGCGGCGGCGCGCGCCGCCGCCGCCCAGGCCGAGCTCGACTTCGCGCGGAAGCGGGAGCTCGTCGAGGGCGGGCTCGTTTCGGGGCTCGAGTTCGAGCTCGCCGAGCGCGCGCACCGCGAGGCGTCCGCGCGCGTCGAGCAGGCGCGCGAGTCGCTGGCCGCCGCCGAGAACGACGCGCGCGCGCGGCGCGCCGACCTCGGGCGCATCGACACCGAGGCCGCCGCCGGCGTCGCGTCGGCGCGCGCGAGTCGCGAGGCCGCGCTCGCCGACGCGGCCGGCCTGCGCCAGCGCATCGCCGACCTCGCCACCCGCATCGCGCGACAGGAGACGCAGCTCGTGACCGCGCCGCGCGCCGGCACGGTCGTCCGCCTCCTCGCCGCGCCCGGTGCCGAGCTCGTCGAGGCGGGCGCTCCGCTCGTGTCGCTCGTGCCCGACGCCGAGCGGGTGGCCGTCGAGCTCTGGGTCGACGGGAACGACGTCCCGCTCGTGCACGAGGGGCGGCGCGTGCGCCTGCAGTTCGAGGGCTTCCCCGCCGTGCAGTTCGCGGGCTGGCCGTCGGTCGCGATCGGAACCTTCGGTGGACGCGTCGCGCTCGTCGACTCGGTGGACGACGGGCGCGGGCGCTTCCGTCTGCTCGTCGTTCCCGACGAGGACGAGCCCGCGTGGCCCGACGCGCGCTTCCTGCGCCAGGGCATGCGTGCCAACGGGTTCGTCCTCCTCGACCGGGTCCGCCTCGGGTACGAGCTCTGGCGACGCGCGAACGCGTTTCCTCCCGTCCTCGCGATGGAGCCGAGCGCGGAGGCGCGCGGGTCGTGA
- a CDS encoding class I adenylate-forming enzyme family protein, which produces MPFPAFAPAMPDFLRELVARHGDRTGFVHGDERLRHAELDARSRALARALLADGVGKGTRVGLLLPNGPRWVAAWTAITRVGAVAVPLNTFLQARELHWMLRHADVDTLLACDRFLSHDYLERLERAAPGLASGAAGARRLLAPELPFLRRVVVAGSGARAWATAWDDFVAAGAAVPDAHLEELEREVVPADVAVVLYSSGSTADPKGAVHTHGALLRHASNLGALRDLRATDVVYSPMPFFWVGGLVFVLTSAMLAGACLVTEDVFEPGATLALLERERVTVALGWPHFAKAMAEHASFAARDLSALRTGNLYDILPGAAKPADPGLRANSLGMTETCGPHTFDRMDVELPESLRGSFGRAVPGVAHRVVDPQTRAPLPPGASGEICVRGYNVLQGLHKREREDVFDADGYYPTGDGGRFTEDGHLFFEGRLGDAIKTAGANVAPRDVELALEALPAVKAAFVVGVTHAERGENVAAAVVPAPGARATPDLLRAALKAELSAYMIPRHVWIADDAALPMTDSGKIDKKRLRAALEERIARGEID; this is translated from the coding sequence ATGCCGTTCCCGGCCTTCGCCCCCGCGATGCCCGACTTCCTGCGCGAGCTCGTGGCGCGCCACGGCGACAGGACGGGATTCGTCCACGGCGACGAGCGCCTGCGCCATGCCGAGCTCGACGCGCGCTCGCGCGCGCTCGCGCGCGCGCTCCTCGCGGACGGCGTCGGCAAGGGCACGCGCGTCGGGCTGCTGCTCCCGAACGGGCCGCGCTGGGTCGCCGCGTGGACGGCGATCACGCGCGTGGGCGCGGTCGCCGTTCCGCTCAACACGTTCCTGCAGGCGCGCGAGCTGCACTGGATGCTGCGACATGCGGACGTCGACACGCTGCTCGCGTGCGATCGCTTCCTGTCGCACGACTACCTCGAGCGCCTCGAGCGAGCGGCGCCGGGCCTCGCGTCGGGCGCGGCCGGCGCGCGCCGGCTGCTCGCGCCCGAGCTCCCCTTCCTGCGCCGCGTGGTCGTCGCCGGCTCCGGCGCGCGGGCGTGGGCCACGGCGTGGGACGACTTCGTCGCGGCGGGCGCGGCGGTGCCCGACGCGCACCTCGAGGAGCTCGAGCGCGAGGTCGTGCCCGCCGACGTCGCCGTCGTCCTCTACTCGTCGGGAAGCACGGCCGACCCGAAGGGCGCCGTGCACACCCACGGCGCCCTGCTGCGACACGCCTCCAACCTCGGCGCGCTGCGCGACCTGCGCGCGACGGACGTCGTCTACTCGCCGATGCCGTTCTTCTGGGTCGGCGGGCTCGTCTTCGTGCTCACGTCGGCGATGCTCGCGGGCGCGTGCCTCGTCACCGAGGACGTGTTCGAGCCGGGTGCCACGCTCGCGCTGCTCGAACGCGAGCGCGTGACCGTCGCGCTCGGATGGCCGCACTTCGCGAAGGCGATGGCCGAGCACGCGAGCTTCGCCGCGCGCGACCTCTCCGCGCTCCGCACCGGCAACCTCTACGACATCCTTCCCGGGGCCGCGAAGCCCGCCGACCCGGGTCTGCGCGCGAACTCGCTCGGCATGACCGAGACCTGCGGCCCGCACACGTTCGACCGGATGGACGTCGAGCTGCCGGAGTCGCTGCGCGGCTCGTTCGGGCGCGCCGTCCCGGGCGTCGCGCACCGCGTCGTCGACCCGCAGACGCGCGCGCCGCTCCCGCCCGGCGCGTCGGGCGAGATCTGCGTGCGCGGCTACAACGTGCTGCAGGGGCTCCACAAGCGCGAACGCGAGGACGTGTTCGACGCGGACGGCTACTACCCGACCGGCGACGGCGGCCGCTTCACCGAGGATGGGCACCTCTTCTTCGAGGGCCGCCTCGGCGACGCGATCAAGACCGCCGGGGCGAACGTCGCGCCGCGCGACGTCGAGCTCGCGCTCGAGGCGCTGCCCGCGGTGAAGGCGGCGTTCGTCGTCGGCGTGACCCACGCCGAGCGCGGCGAGAACGTGGCGGCCGCGGTCGTGCCCGCACCCGGTGCGCGCGCGACGCCCGACCTGCTGCGCGCGGCGCTCAAGGCCGAGCTCTCCGCGTACATGATCCCGCGCCACGTGTGGATCGCGGACGACGCGGCGCTCCCGATGACCGACTCCGGAAAGATCGACAAGAAGCGGTTGCGCGCCGCGCTCGAGGAGCGGATCGCGCGCGGCGAGATCGACTAG
- a CDS encoding MaoC family dehydratase N-terminal domain-containing protein yields the protein MASEARPEDALGLDTTEVDRWIGVPLGGGVLKEPVGATDVRRWVQGMQNANPLHYDERHASESRFGRLVAPYSFAVCTDDSHGAGPAIQGHIDGTHMLFGGDEWWFLGPRIFPGDSFRHDRMLFDYKVTTTKFAGPTMFSRGDTTYVNQRGEIVCKQRSTSIRYRAKDARERGEFLDVPEKEWSDEELAGLEKRTFEYYQSVRELGHGRRLFVKEGDVLPERVIGPHSTASFTSEWRAFLQSVWGAFDFGGGPSSLWEAGWLPEMDRDHEGAKIDPSLADGLYHGPSRGHVQQRYAQLIGMPRGYGYGATMGAWILDYLSNWLGEWGDLLHSRMSYRAPALVGDATFLNARVAEIDYADRSGQPVCAIDVTMTNQRGEVMASGRAEARLPTEDRPAA from the coding sequence ATGGCGAGCGAGGCGAGGCCCGAGGACGCGCTCGGGCTCGACACCACCGAGGTCGACCGCTGGATCGGCGTGCCGCTCGGCGGCGGCGTGCTCAAGGAGCCCGTCGGCGCGACGGACGTGCGGCGCTGGGTCCAGGGCATGCAGAACGCGAACCCGCTGCACTACGACGAGCGCCACGCGAGCGAGAGCCGGTTCGGCCGACTCGTCGCGCCGTACTCGTTCGCGGTGTGCACGGACGACAGCCACGGCGCCGGGCCCGCCATCCAGGGGCACATCGACGGCACGCACATGCTCTTCGGCGGCGACGAGTGGTGGTTCCTCGGGCCGCGGATCTTTCCGGGCGACTCGTTCCGCCACGACCGCATGCTGTTCGACTACAAGGTCACGACGACGAAGTTCGCGGGGCCGACGATGTTCTCGCGCGGCGACACCACGTACGTGAACCAGCGCGGCGAGATCGTCTGCAAGCAGCGCTCGACGTCGATCCGCTACCGCGCGAAGGACGCGCGCGAGCGCGGCGAGTTCCTCGACGTTCCCGAGAAGGAATGGAGCGACGAGGAGCTGGCGGGGCTCGAGAAGCGCACGTTCGAGTACTACCAGAGCGTCCGCGAGCTCGGTCACGGCCGGCGGCTCTTCGTCAAGGAGGGCGACGTGCTGCCGGAGCGCGTGATCGGCCCGCACTCGACGGCGAGCTTCACGTCGGAGTGGCGCGCCTTCCTGCAGAGCGTGTGGGGCGCGTTCGACTTCGGCGGCGGCCCGTCCTCGCTGTGGGAGGCGGGCTGGCTTCCCGAGATGGATCGCGACCACGAGGGCGCGAAGATCGACCCGTCGCTGGCCGACGGCCTCTACCACGGGCCGTCGCGCGGGCACGTGCAGCAACGCTATGCGCAGCTCATCGGGATGCCGCGCGGCTACGGCTACGGCGCGACGATGGGGGCGTGGATCCTCGACTACCTCTCGAACTGGCTCGGCGAGTGGGGCGACCTCCTGCACAGCCGCATGTCGTATCGGGCGCCGGCGCTCGTCGGCGACGCGACCTTCCTGAACGCTCGCGTCGCCGAGATCGACTACGCGGACCGCAGCGGGCAGCCGGTGTGCGCGATCGACGTGACGATGACGAACCAGCGCGGCGAGGTGATGGCGAGCGGGCGCGCCGAGGCCCGCCTCCCGACCGAAGACCGCCCCGCCGCGTAG